One Cololabis saira isolate AMF1-May2022 chromosome 12, fColSai1.1, whole genome shotgun sequence DNA window includes the following coding sequences:
- the rca2.1 gene encoding regulator of complement activation group 2 gene 1 isoform X1: protein MGVSAFFLLSSLGLAITAQAQNCSRPVGNENMSLKGEDILKDTFPDGGKATFACNVGYRAAIGSPSVTCSAGVWSPTLLQCEKKNCGSLGQLNNGDIDYVPGTEFGDKAVIRCNTGHILVGNEEIICGDKGWMGRLPECEVMTCNPPAAIADGTFIPVKEVYNFGDVVVYSCPKDYTLNGSRELSCSLGGKFSHPAPKCVRVECADISEIPNGRFKEGSRPPHKYKATIMFECNQGYEMTGSPTLTCEINNQWSPELPKCTAKPTTTTTTTTTTTTTTTTTTTTKSKTDQKDPGNGGSSQSQSWVVPVVIVFSLATIGCIAGVIFWKKRSTRRTNTDKEAAKDGEDIRLS, encoded by the exons ATGGGTGTCTCTGCCTTCTTTCTACTGAGCAGTCTTGGCCTTGCCATTACTGCTCAAG CTCAAAACTGTTCGAGACCCGTTGGAAACGAAAACATGAGTTTGAAGGGGGAAGACATCCTTAAAGACACATTTCCTGATGGAGGAAAAGCTACTTTTGCCTGTAATGTTGGCTACAGAGCTGCAATAGGGTCTCCATCTGTAACCTGTTCTGCTGGTGTTTGGAGTCCTACGCTGCTGCAGTGCGAGA AGAAGAACTGTGGTTCACTTGGTCAATTGAATAATGGGGACATCGATTACGTTCCGGGAACGGAGTTTGGTGATAAGGCTGTGATCAGATGTAACACTGG TCACATACTAGTTGGTAATGAAGAAATCATTTGTGGAGACAAAGGTTGGATGGGCAGATTGCCAGAGTGTGAAG tgATGACATGTAATCCACCAGCAGCAATTGCAGATGGCACTTTCATTCCAGTCAAAGAGGTATACAACTTTGGAGATGTTGTGGTGTACTCCTGTCCAAAAGATTATACACTCAATGGATCAAGAGAGTTATCATGTTCCCTCGGTGGGAAATTCAGCCATCCTGCTCCAAAGTGTGTCC GGGTTGAATGCGCAGATATCTCGGAAATTCCAAACGGCAGATTTAAGGAAGGTTCTAGACCACCGCACAAATACAAGGCCACAATAATGTTTGAGTGTAATCAAGGATACGAAATGACTGGATCACCGACCTTGACGTGTGAAATTAATAACCAGTGGTCGCCTGAGCTTCCAAAATGCACAG CTAAACCCAccaccacaacaacaacaacaaccacaaccaccaccaccacgacCACAACGACGACCACCAAATCTAAAACTGACCAAAAGGACCCAG GTAATGGTGGTTCTTCTCAGAGTCAGTCTTGGGTGGTGCCAGTCGTCATAGTGTTTTCAT TAGCCACCATTGGTTGCATTGCTGGTGTCATATTTTGGAAAAAGAGAAG CACTCGGAGGACAAATACTGACAAAGAAGCTGCAAAAGATGGAGAGGATATAAGACTCTCG tAA
- the rca2.1 gene encoding regulator of complement activation group 2 gene 1 isoform X6, giving the protein MGVSAFFLLSSLGLAITAQAQNCSRPVGNENMSLKGEDILKDTFPDGGKATFACNVGYRAAIGSPSVTCSAGVWSPTLLQCEKKNCGSLGQLNNGDIDYVPGTEFGDKAVIRCNTGHILVGNEEIICGDKGWMGRLPECEVMTCNPPAAIADGTFIPVKEVYNFGDVVVYSCPKDYTLNGSRELSCSLGGKFSHPAPKCVRVECADISEIPNGRFKEGSRPPHKYKATIMFECNQGYEMTGSPTLTCEINNQWSPELPKCTGNGGSSQSQSWVVPVVIVFSLATIGCIAGVIFWKKRSKHRKPVVPTLLDVKMTC; this is encoded by the exons ATGGGTGTCTCTGCCTTCTTTCTACTGAGCAGTCTTGGCCTTGCCATTACTGCTCAAG CTCAAAACTGTTCGAGACCCGTTGGAAACGAAAACATGAGTTTGAAGGGGGAAGACATCCTTAAAGACACATTTCCTGATGGAGGAAAAGCTACTTTTGCCTGTAATGTTGGCTACAGAGCTGCAATAGGGTCTCCATCTGTAACCTGTTCTGCTGGTGTTTGGAGTCCTACGCTGCTGCAGTGCGAGA AGAAGAACTGTGGTTCACTTGGTCAATTGAATAATGGGGACATCGATTACGTTCCGGGAACGGAGTTTGGTGATAAGGCTGTGATCAGATGTAACACTGG TCACATACTAGTTGGTAATGAAGAAATCATTTGTGGAGACAAAGGTTGGATGGGCAGATTGCCAGAGTGTGAAG tgATGACATGTAATCCACCAGCAGCAATTGCAGATGGCACTTTCATTCCAGTCAAAGAGGTATACAACTTTGGAGATGTTGTGGTGTACTCCTGTCCAAAAGATTATACACTCAATGGATCAAGAGAGTTATCATGTTCCCTCGGTGGGAAATTCAGCCATCCTGCTCCAAAGTGTGTCC GGGTTGAATGCGCAGATATCTCGGAAATTCCAAACGGCAGATTTAAGGAAGGTTCTAGACCACCGCACAAATACAAGGCCACAATAATGTTTGAGTGTAATCAAGGATACGAAATGACTGGATCACCGACCTTGACGTGTGAAATTAATAACCAGTGGTCGCCTGAGCTTCCAAAATGCACAG GTAATGGTGGTTCTTCTCAGAGTCAGTCTTGGGTGGTGCCAGTCGTCATAGTGTTTTCAT TAGCCACCATTGGTTGCATTGCTGGTGTCATATTTTGGAAAAAGAGAAG tAAGCATCGCAAACCAGTGGTTCCAACATTACTGGATGTGAAAATGACTTGTTGA
- the rca2.1 gene encoding regulator of complement activation group 2 gene 1 isoform X5, whose translation MGVSAFFLLSSLGLAITAQAQNCSRPVGNENMSLKGEDILKDTFPDGGKATFACNVGYRAAIGSPSVTCSAGVWSPTLLQCEKKNCGSLGQLNNGDIDYVPGTEFGDKAVIRCNTGHILVGNEEIICGDKGWMGRLPECEVMTCNPPAAIADGTFIPVKEVYNFGDVVVYSCPKDYTLNGSRELSCSLGGKFSHPAPKCVRVECADISEIPNGRFKEGSRPPHKYKATIMFECNQGYEMTGSPTLTCEINNQWSPELPKCTGNGGSSQSQSWVVPVVIVFSLATIGCIAGVIFWKKRSTRRTNTDKEAAKDGEDIRLS comes from the exons ATGGGTGTCTCTGCCTTCTTTCTACTGAGCAGTCTTGGCCTTGCCATTACTGCTCAAG CTCAAAACTGTTCGAGACCCGTTGGAAACGAAAACATGAGTTTGAAGGGGGAAGACATCCTTAAAGACACATTTCCTGATGGAGGAAAAGCTACTTTTGCCTGTAATGTTGGCTACAGAGCTGCAATAGGGTCTCCATCTGTAACCTGTTCTGCTGGTGTTTGGAGTCCTACGCTGCTGCAGTGCGAGA AGAAGAACTGTGGTTCACTTGGTCAATTGAATAATGGGGACATCGATTACGTTCCGGGAACGGAGTTTGGTGATAAGGCTGTGATCAGATGTAACACTGG TCACATACTAGTTGGTAATGAAGAAATCATTTGTGGAGACAAAGGTTGGATGGGCAGATTGCCAGAGTGTGAAG tgATGACATGTAATCCACCAGCAGCAATTGCAGATGGCACTTTCATTCCAGTCAAAGAGGTATACAACTTTGGAGATGTTGTGGTGTACTCCTGTCCAAAAGATTATACACTCAATGGATCAAGAGAGTTATCATGTTCCCTCGGTGGGAAATTCAGCCATCCTGCTCCAAAGTGTGTCC GGGTTGAATGCGCAGATATCTCGGAAATTCCAAACGGCAGATTTAAGGAAGGTTCTAGACCACCGCACAAATACAAGGCCACAATAATGTTTGAGTGTAATCAAGGATACGAAATGACTGGATCACCGACCTTGACGTGTGAAATTAATAACCAGTGGTCGCCTGAGCTTCCAAAATGCACAG GTAATGGTGGTTCTTCTCAGAGTCAGTCTTGGGTGGTGCCAGTCGTCATAGTGTTTTCAT TAGCCACCATTGGTTGCATTGCTGGTGTCATATTTTGGAAAAAGAGAAG CACTCGGAGGACAAATACTGACAAAGAAGCTGCAAAAGATGGAGAGGATATAAGACTCTCG tAA
- the rca2.1 gene encoding regulator of complement activation group 2 gene 1 isoform X7, with amino-acid sequence MGVSAFFLLSSLGLAITAQAQNCSRPVGNENMSLKGEDILKDTFPDGGKATFACNVGYRAAIGSPSVTCSAGVWSPTLLQCEKKNCGSLGQLNNGDIDYVPGTEFGDKAVIRCNTGHILVGNEEIICGDKGWMGRLPECEVMTCNPPAAIADGTFIPVKEVYNFGDVVVYSCPKDYTLNGSRELSCSLGGKFSHPAPKCVRVECADISEIPNGRFKEGSRPPHKYKATIMFECNQGYEMTGSPTLTCEINNQWSPELPKCTGNGGSSQSQSWVVPVVIVFSSLGGQILTKKLQKMERI; translated from the exons ATGGGTGTCTCTGCCTTCTTTCTACTGAGCAGTCTTGGCCTTGCCATTACTGCTCAAG CTCAAAACTGTTCGAGACCCGTTGGAAACGAAAACATGAGTTTGAAGGGGGAAGACATCCTTAAAGACACATTTCCTGATGGAGGAAAAGCTACTTTTGCCTGTAATGTTGGCTACAGAGCTGCAATAGGGTCTCCATCTGTAACCTGTTCTGCTGGTGTTTGGAGTCCTACGCTGCTGCAGTGCGAGA AGAAGAACTGTGGTTCACTTGGTCAATTGAATAATGGGGACATCGATTACGTTCCGGGAACGGAGTTTGGTGATAAGGCTGTGATCAGATGTAACACTGG TCACATACTAGTTGGTAATGAAGAAATCATTTGTGGAGACAAAGGTTGGATGGGCAGATTGCCAGAGTGTGAAG tgATGACATGTAATCCACCAGCAGCAATTGCAGATGGCACTTTCATTCCAGTCAAAGAGGTATACAACTTTGGAGATGTTGTGGTGTACTCCTGTCCAAAAGATTATACACTCAATGGATCAAGAGAGTTATCATGTTCCCTCGGTGGGAAATTCAGCCATCCTGCTCCAAAGTGTGTCC GGGTTGAATGCGCAGATATCTCGGAAATTCCAAACGGCAGATTTAAGGAAGGTTCTAGACCACCGCACAAATACAAGGCCACAATAATGTTTGAGTGTAATCAAGGATACGAAATGACTGGATCACCGACCTTGACGTGTGAAATTAATAACCAGTGGTCGCCTGAGCTTCCAAAATGCACAG GTAATGGTGGTTCTTCTCAGAGTCAGTCTTGGGTGGTGCCAGTCGTCATAGTGTTTTCAT CACTCGGAGGACAAATACTGACAAAGAAGCTGCAAAAGATGGAGAGGATATAA
- the rca2.1 gene encoding regulator of complement activation group 2 gene 1 isoform X3 yields the protein MGVSAFFLLSSLGLAITAQAQNCSRPVGNENMSLKGEDILKDTFPDGGKATFACNVGYRAAIGSPSVTCSAGVWSPTLLQCEKKNCGSLGQLNNGDIDYVPGTEFGDKAVIRCNTGHILVGNEEIICGDKGWMGRLPECEVMTCNPPAAIADGTFIPVKEVYNFGDVVVYSCPKDYTLNGSRELSCSLGGKFSHPAPKCVRVECADISEIPNGRFKEGSRPPHKYKATIMFECNQGYEMTGSPTLTCEINNQWSPELPKCTAKPTTTTTTTTTTTTTTTTTTTTKSKTDQKDPGNGGSSQSQSWVVPVVIVFSSLGGQILTKKLQKMERI from the exons ATGGGTGTCTCTGCCTTCTTTCTACTGAGCAGTCTTGGCCTTGCCATTACTGCTCAAG CTCAAAACTGTTCGAGACCCGTTGGAAACGAAAACATGAGTTTGAAGGGGGAAGACATCCTTAAAGACACATTTCCTGATGGAGGAAAAGCTACTTTTGCCTGTAATGTTGGCTACAGAGCTGCAATAGGGTCTCCATCTGTAACCTGTTCTGCTGGTGTTTGGAGTCCTACGCTGCTGCAGTGCGAGA AGAAGAACTGTGGTTCACTTGGTCAATTGAATAATGGGGACATCGATTACGTTCCGGGAACGGAGTTTGGTGATAAGGCTGTGATCAGATGTAACACTGG TCACATACTAGTTGGTAATGAAGAAATCATTTGTGGAGACAAAGGTTGGATGGGCAGATTGCCAGAGTGTGAAG tgATGACATGTAATCCACCAGCAGCAATTGCAGATGGCACTTTCATTCCAGTCAAAGAGGTATACAACTTTGGAGATGTTGTGGTGTACTCCTGTCCAAAAGATTATACACTCAATGGATCAAGAGAGTTATCATGTTCCCTCGGTGGGAAATTCAGCCATCCTGCTCCAAAGTGTGTCC GGGTTGAATGCGCAGATATCTCGGAAATTCCAAACGGCAGATTTAAGGAAGGTTCTAGACCACCGCACAAATACAAGGCCACAATAATGTTTGAGTGTAATCAAGGATACGAAATGACTGGATCACCGACCTTGACGTGTGAAATTAATAACCAGTGGTCGCCTGAGCTTCCAAAATGCACAG CTAAACCCAccaccacaacaacaacaacaaccacaaccaccaccaccacgacCACAACGACGACCACCAAATCTAAAACTGACCAAAAGGACCCAG GTAATGGTGGTTCTTCTCAGAGTCAGTCTTGGGTGGTGCCAGTCGTCATAGTGTTTTCAT CACTCGGAGGACAAATACTGACAAAGAAGCTGCAAAAGATGGAGAGGATATAA
- the rca2.1 gene encoding regulator of complement activation group 2 gene 1 isoform X8 has translation MGVSAFFLLSSLGLAITAQAQNCSRPVGNENMSLKGEDILKDTFPDGGKATFACNVGYRAAIGSPSVTCSAGVWSPTLLQCEKKNCGSLGQLNNGDIDYVPGTEFGDKAVIRCNTGHILVGNEEIICGDKGWMGRLPECEVMTCNPPAAIADGTFIPVKEVYNFGDVVVYSCPKDYTLNGSRELSCSLGGKFSHPAPKCVRVECADISEIPNGRFKEGSRPPHKYKATIMFECNQGYEMTGSPTLTCEINNQWSPELPKCTGNGGSSQSQSWVVPVVIVFSLSIANQWFQHYWM, from the exons ATGGGTGTCTCTGCCTTCTTTCTACTGAGCAGTCTTGGCCTTGCCATTACTGCTCAAG CTCAAAACTGTTCGAGACCCGTTGGAAACGAAAACATGAGTTTGAAGGGGGAAGACATCCTTAAAGACACATTTCCTGATGGAGGAAAAGCTACTTTTGCCTGTAATGTTGGCTACAGAGCTGCAATAGGGTCTCCATCTGTAACCTGTTCTGCTGGTGTTTGGAGTCCTACGCTGCTGCAGTGCGAGA AGAAGAACTGTGGTTCACTTGGTCAATTGAATAATGGGGACATCGATTACGTTCCGGGAACGGAGTTTGGTGATAAGGCTGTGATCAGATGTAACACTGG TCACATACTAGTTGGTAATGAAGAAATCATTTGTGGAGACAAAGGTTGGATGGGCAGATTGCCAGAGTGTGAAG tgATGACATGTAATCCACCAGCAGCAATTGCAGATGGCACTTTCATTCCAGTCAAAGAGGTATACAACTTTGGAGATGTTGTGGTGTACTCCTGTCCAAAAGATTATACACTCAATGGATCAAGAGAGTTATCATGTTCCCTCGGTGGGAAATTCAGCCATCCTGCTCCAAAGTGTGTCC GGGTTGAATGCGCAGATATCTCGGAAATTCCAAACGGCAGATTTAAGGAAGGTTCTAGACCACCGCACAAATACAAGGCCACAATAATGTTTGAGTGTAATCAAGGATACGAAATGACTGGATCACCGACCTTGACGTGTGAAATTAATAACCAGTGGTCGCCTGAGCTTCCAAAATGCACAG GTAATGGTGGTTCTTCTCAGAGTCAGTCTTGGGTGGTGCCAGTCGTCATAGTGTTTTCAT tAAGCATCGCAAACCAGTGGTTCCAACATTACTGGATGTGA
- the rca2.1 gene encoding regulator of complement activation group 2 gene 1 isoform X2 — MGVSAFFLLSSLGLAITAQAQNCSRPVGNENMSLKGEDILKDTFPDGGKATFACNVGYRAAIGSPSVTCSAGVWSPTLLQCEKKNCGSLGQLNNGDIDYVPGTEFGDKAVIRCNTGHILVGNEEIICGDKGWMGRLPECEVMTCNPPAAIADGTFIPVKEVYNFGDVVVYSCPKDYTLNGSRELSCSLGGKFSHPAPKCVRVECADISEIPNGRFKEGSRPPHKYKATIMFECNQGYEMTGSPTLTCEINNQWSPELPKCTAKPTTTTTTTTTTTTTTTTTTTTKSKTDQKDPGNGGSSQSQSWVVPVVIVFSLATIGCIAGVIFWKKRSKHRKPVVPTLLDVKMTC, encoded by the exons ATGGGTGTCTCTGCCTTCTTTCTACTGAGCAGTCTTGGCCTTGCCATTACTGCTCAAG CTCAAAACTGTTCGAGACCCGTTGGAAACGAAAACATGAGTTTGAAGGGGGAAGACATCCTTAAAGACACATTTCCTGATGGAGGAAAAGCTACTTTTGCCTGTAATGTTGGCTACAGAGCTGCAATAGGGTCTCCATCTGTAACCTGTTCTGCTGGTGTTTGGAGTCCTACGCTGCTGCAGTGCGAGA AGAAGAACTGTGGTTCACTTGGTCAATTGAATAATGGGGACATCGATTACGTTCCGGGAACGGAGTTTGGTGATAAGGCTGTGATCAGATGTAACACTGG TCACATACTAGTTGGTAATGAAGAAATCATTTGTGGAGACAAAGGTTGGATGGGCAGATTGCCAGAGTGTGAAG tgATGACATGTAATCCACCAGCAGCAATTGCAGATGGCACTTTCATTCCAGTCAAAGAGGTATACAACTTTGGAGATGTTGTGGTGTACTCCTGTCCAAAAGATTATACACTCAATGGATCAAGAGAGTTATCATGTTCCCTCGGTGGGAAATTCAGCCATCCTGCTCCAAAGTGTGTCC GGGTTGAATGCGCAGATATCTCGGAAATTCCAAACGGCAGATTTAAGGAAGGTTCTAGACCACCGCACAAATACAAGGCCACAATAATGTTTGAGTGTAATCAAGGATACGAAATGACTGGATCACCGACCTTGACGTGTGAAATTAATAACCAGTGGTCGCCTGAGCTTCCAAAATGCACAG CTAAACCCAccaccacaacaacaacaacaaccacaaccaccaccaccacgacCACAACGACGACCACCAAATCTAAAACTGACCAAAAGGACCCAG GTAATGGTGGTTCTTCTCAGAGTCAGTCTTGGGTGGTGCCAGTCGTCATAGTGTTTTCAT TAGCCACCATTGGTTGCATTGCTGGTGTCATATTTTGGAAAAAGAGAAG tAAGCATCGCAAACCAGTGGTTCCAACATTACTGGATGTGAAAATGACTTGTTGA
- the rca2.1 gene encoding regulator of complement activation group 2 gene 1 isoform X4, translating into MGVSAFFLLSSLGLAITAQAQNCSRPVGNENMSLKGEDILKDTFPDGGKATFACNVGYRAAIGSPSVTCSAGVWSPTLLQCEKKNCGSLGQLNNGDIDYVPGTEFGDKAVIRCNTGHILVGNEEIICGDKGWMGRLPECEVMTCNPPAAIADGTFIPVKEVYNFGDVVVYSCPKDYTLNGSRELSCSLGGKFSHPAPKCVRVECADISEIPNGRFKEGSRPPHKYKATIMFECNQGYEMTGSPTLTCEINNQWSPELPKCTAKPTTTTTTTTTTTTTTTTTTTTKSKTDQKDPGNGGSSQSQSWVVPVVIVFSLSIANQWFQHYWM; encoded by the exons ATGGGTGTCTCTGCCTTCTTTCTACTGAGCAGTCTTGGCCTTGCCATTACTGCTCAAG CTCAAAACTGTTCGAGACCCGTTGGAAACGAAAACATGAGTTTGAAGGGGGAAGACATCCTTAAAGACACATTTCCTGATGGAGGAAAAGCTACTTTTGCCTGTAATGTTGGCTACAGAGCTGCAATAGGGTCTCCATCTGTAACCTGTTCTGCTGGTGTTTGGAGTCCTACGCTGCTGCAGTGCGAGA AGAAGAACTGTGGTTCACTTGGTCAATTGAATAATGGGGACATCGATTACGTTCCGGGAACGGAGTTTGGTGATAAGGCTGTGATCAGATGTAACACTGG TCACATACTAGTTGGTAATGAAGAAATCATTTGTGGAGACAAAGGTTGGATGGGCAGATTGCCAGAGTGTGAAG tgATGACATGTAATCCACCAGCAGCAATTGCAGATGGCACTTTCATTCCAGTCAAAGAGGTATACAACTTTGGAGATGTTGTGGTGTACTCCTGTCCAAAAGATTATACACTCAATGGATCAAGAGAGTTATCATGTTCCCTCGGTGGGAAATTCAGCCATCCTGCTCCAAAGTGTGTCC GGGTTGAATGCGCAGATATCTCGGAAATTCCAAACGGCAGATTTAAGGAAGGTTCTAGACCACCGCACAAATACAAGGCCACAATAATGTTTGAGTGTAATCAAGGATACGAAATGACTGGATCACCGACCTTGACGTGTGAAATTAATAACCAGTGGTCGCCTGAGCTTCCAAAATGCACAG CTAAACCCAccaccacaacaacaacaacaaccacaaccaccaccaccacgacCACAACGACGACCACCAAATCTAAAACTGACCAAAAGGACCCAG GTAATGGTGGTTCTTCTCAGAGTCAGTCTTGGGTGGTGCCAGTCGTCATAGTGTTTTCAT tAAGCATCGCAAACCAGTGGTTCCAACATTACTGGATGTGA